A window of Aerococcus urinae contains these coding sequences:
- a CDS encoding MucBP domain-containing protein: MIKNSSNQTFKIQAGDKSAVKNLYVNYGQPYRKGKLNINSQFTEWNKDTGEFTQVFYVNPKSETIRSGLNGIFENSVGMVVHNGGREAYNVLAVPSDVFYDAVNTKVEIKKIQKGVQLPDAVYENPAEGVTIKDSEINYNNGKLYINFKKRQIDSPYVVVVKSKAKSRDGIDYNLYSSGVLHGDDGIPGEVYSWVESHNVIHNFNDKAMGGTKNDGYFVEHHIYYTRVNGKIDKSQTFEMSSNTLKGGIDNYYVTSKQEFEDYKFSHVDRKKLINLPRYNENGEPQEDNYIPGRKKEITYVYFRDIKQEDKNGSFQEHHIYRTVDEEGNVISTDESKDNEVTSGKSDQIYTTSKQDRDGYKLVSVTPSNEESKKSGVKFSKDGQETRGNYLSDKKLEVTYVYERVQKTKGSFQEHHIYRTVDEDGNVISTNETKDNEVTSGKTDQSYTTSKQDKAGYKLVSVSPSNEESKTLGVKYAKNGQETKGNYVSDKKLEVTYVYERVQKTKGSFQEHHIYRTVDEDGNVISTDETKDNEVTSGKTDQSYTTSKQDKAGYKLVSVTPSNEESKNSGVKFSKDGQETKGNYVSDKKLEVTYVYERVQKTKGSFQEHHIYRTVDEDGNVISTDETKDNEVTSGKSDQSYTTSKQDKDGYKLVSVTPTNEDSKNSDVKFSKDGQETKGNYVSDKKLEVTYVYERVQKTKGSFQEHHIYRTVDEDGKVISTDETRDNEVTSGKSNQTYTTSKQDKDGYKLVSVTPSNKESETLGVKFSKDGQNTKGNYVADKKLGVTYVYERVQKTKGSFQEHHIYRTVDEDGNVISTDETKDNEVTSGKTDQSYTTSKQDKDGYKLVSVMPTNEDSKKSGVKFSKDGQKTKGNYVSDKKLEVTYVYERVQRTKGSFQEHHIYRTVDEDGNVISTDEIKDNEVTTGKVDQTYTTSKQDKDGYKLVSVAPSNEESKKSGVKYAKDGQETKGNYIPDKKLEVTYIYERLLKSENTIVEHHSHPKEDKDKMISTKEKTTDHSQKIVLEQSKVSVMKSTAQTIKQSTLPASAPATPKLTTVEETAAGTRKDTQESSAHTSLPKTGVVAEPVAIEVLLVLAGALLAIPIKRKNNQ; this comes from the coding sequence GTGATCAAGAATTCCAGCAATCAAACTTTTAAAATTCAAGCAGGAGATAAGAGTGCCGTTAAAAATTTGTATGTCAATTACGGTCAACCTTATCGAAAGGGTAAATTAAATATTAATAGTCAATTTACTGAATGGAATAAAGATACCGGAGAATTCACCCAAGTTTTCTATGTGAATCCTAAGTCAGAGACGATAAGAAGTGGCTTAAATGGTATCTTTGAAAATAGCGTAGGTATGGTTGTTCATAATGGCGGTCGAGAGGCTTATAATGTTTTAGCCGTGCCTAGTGATGTATTCTATGATGCAGTAAACACCAAAGTTGAAATCAAGAAAATTCAAAAAGGTGTTCAATTACCTGATGCTGTCTATGAAAATCCTGCTGAAGGCGTTACAATTAAAGATTCAGAAATTAACTACAATAATGGAAAACTATATATAAACTTCAAGAAGAGACAAATTGATTCGCCATATGTTGTCGTAGTAAAGTCAAAGGCTAAATCGCGTGATGGGATTGATTATAATCTATACTCTAGCGGGGTACTACATGGTGACGATGGAATTCCAGGAGAAGTTTATAGCTGGGTAGAAAGCCATAATGTGATCCATAATTTCAATGATAAAGCAATGGGGGGCACTAAAAATGATGGCTATTTTGTAGAACACCATATTTATTACACGAGAGTTAATGGGAAAATCGATAAGAGTCAAACCTTTGAGATGAGCTCTAATACTCTCAAGGGGGGCATAGATAATTACTATGTCACCAGCAAACAAGAGTTTGAAGATTATAAGTTCTCTCATGTGGATCGGAAGAAATTAATAAATCTACCAAGATATAATGAGAATGGTGAACCTCAAGAAGATAACTATATACCTGGCAGGAAAAAAGAAATTACCTATGTTTACTTTAGAGATATCAAACAAGAAGACAAAAATGGTAGTTTCCAAGAACATCATATTTACCGTACTGTGGATGAGGAAGGTAATGTGATTTCTACTGATGAGTCTAAAGACAATGAAGTTACAAGTGGAAAAAGCGATCAAATCTACACCACTTCAAAGCAAGACAGGGATGGTTACAAGTTAGTGTCTGTCACCCCAAGCAATGAAGAATCTAAAAAATCTGGGGTTAAATTCTCTAAAGACGGTCAAGAAACTCGAGGGAATTACTTATCAGATAAGAAACTCGAAGTGACCTACGTCTACGAACGTGTTCAAAAGACAAAAGGGAGCTTCCAAGAACACCACATTTATCGGACAGTCGATGAAGACGGTAATGTGATTTCCACTAATGAGACTAAGGATAACGAGGTAACTAGTGGAAAGACTGATCAAAGCTATACCACCTCAAAACAAGACAAGGCCGGCTACAAGTTAGTTTCAGTGTCACCAAGTAATGAGGAATCAAAGACTTTAGGCGTGAAATACGCTAAAAACGGCCAAGAAACTAAAGGTAACTATGTTTCTGATAAGAAATTAGAAGTGACCTACGTCTACGAACGTGTTCAAAAGACAAAAGGGAGCTTCCAAGAACACCACATTTATCGGACAGTCGATGAAGACGGTAATGTGATTTCCACTGATGAGACTAAGGATAACGAGGTAACTAGTGGAAAAACTGATCAAAGCTATACCACTTCAAAACAAGATAAGGCCGGCTATAAGTTAGTTTCCGTTACTCCAAGTAACGAAGAATCCAAGAATTCTGGTGTAAAATTCTCCAAAGATGGTCAAGAAACCAAAGGTAACTATGTCTCTGACAAAAAACTCGAAGTGACCTACGTTTATGAACGCGTCCAAAAAACTAAGGGTAGCTTCCAAGAGCACCATATCTACCGGACTGTGGACGAAGATGGAAATGTGATTTCAACTGACGAGACGAAGGACAATGAAGTGACAAGTGGTAAATCTGATCAAAGCTATACCACTTCGAAACAAGATAAAGATGGCTACAAGCTAGTATCCGTTACCCCAACTAATGAAGACTCCAAGAATTCTGACGTCAAGTTCTCTAAAGATGGTCAAGAAACCAAAGGTAACTATGTTTCCGATAAGAAACTCGAAGTGACCTACGTCTACGAACGCGTACAAAAGACTAAAGGCAGCTTCCAAGAACACCACATTTATCGAACTGTTGATGAAGATGGCAAAGTAATTTCAACAGATGAGACAAGAGACAACGAAGTCACAAGTGGTAAATCTAACCAAACATACACCACCTCAAAACAAGATAAGGATGGCTATAAGTTAGTTTCTGTTACTCCAAGCAATAAAGAATCGGAAACCTTAGGAGTAAAATTCTCAAAAGATGGTCAAAATACTAAAGGTAACTATGTTGCTGACAAGAAGTTAGGAGTGACCTATGTTTACGAACGGGTTCAAAAGACAAAGGGTAGCTTCCAAGAACACCACATCTACCGGACAGTAGACGAAGACGGTAACGTCATTTCAACAGATGAGACTAAGGATAATGAGGTAACTAGCGGTAAGACTGACCAAAGCTACACCACCTCGAAACAAGACAAGGATGGCTATAAATTAGTTTCCGTTATGCCAACTAACGAAGACTCTAAGAAGTCTGGTGTTAAATTCTCAAAAGATGGCCAAAAAACCAAGGGTAACTACGTCTCTGACAAGAAACTAGAAGTGACCTACGTTTATGAGCGGGTTCAAAGGACTAAAGGTAGCTTCCAAGAACATCATATTTACCGGACAGTGGACGAAGATGGTAATGTGATTTCAACTGATGAGATTAAAGACAATGAAGTCACAACTGGCAAAGTTGATCAAACTTATACCACTTCAAAACAAGACAAGGACGGCTACAAGCTGGTTTCCGTTGCTCCAAGTAACGAAGAGTCTAAGAAGTCCGGTGTGAAGTACGCTAAAGATGGTCAAGAAACTAAAGGAAATTATATTCCTGATAAGAAACTCGAAGTCACCTATATCTATGAACGCCTTCTAAAGAGTGAAAACACTATAGTAGAACACCATAGTCATCCAAAAGAGGATAAAGATAAGATGATTTCAACAAAGGAAAAGACCACTGATCACAGTCAAAAGATTGTTTTAGAACAGTCTAAAGTGTCTGTAATGAAATCAACAGCTCAAACAATTAAGCAATCGACTCTTCCAGCGTCAGCTCCAGCCACTCCAAAACTGACTACAGTAGAAGAGACAGCAGCTGGAACAAGAAAAGACACTCAAGAGTCAAGTGCTCACACCAGCCTTCCTAAGACCGGTGTTGTTGCTGAGCCAGTAGCTATTGAAGTCTTACTCGTCCTAGCTGGAGCCCTATTGGCTATTCCAATTAAACGTAAAAATAACCAATAA
- a CDS encoding YSIRK-type signal peptide-containing protein codes for MEKFAKIINRKKQESSNKKIRYGIRKLSIGIVSCALGCWILASSDTVYAQENTPSTGNQVSAPANQKAAYPEDKAKLSENTSKNMEVDADKTKPAELTAKENKSVTPEKESQAAVKPSLDEAVKNPENVPVSVSRNAKKETPKLASRASEEYNNDLTHRPAKEDEVKATTYDVSDKDLENSEEVNTNKPRDISRDVPKLELSINKENDSDTLQAVDGEALPFSAFFVTPKGTKEGDTFTLTVSDNYSLKGIEPKVIKFQISFQRTQ; via the coding sequence ATGGAAAAATTTGCGAAAATTATCAACCGTAAAAAACAAGAAAGTAGTAATAAAAAAATAAGGTACGGTATTCGGAAGCTTTCAATAGGTATAGTTTCTTGCGCATTAGGTTGCTGGATATTAGCGTCTAGTGATACGGTATATGCCCAAGAAAATACTCCAAGTACAGGCAATCAAGTGAGTGCACCTGCTAATCAGAAAGCAGCTTACCCAGAAGACAAGGCTAAACTGTCAGAAAATACATCAAAAAATATGGAAGTCGATGCCGACAAGACTAAACCAGCTGAATTAACTGCTAAAGAAAATAAGTCAGTGACTCCTGAAAAGGAAAGTCAAGCTGCGGTAAAGCCAAGTTTAGATGAAGCTGTTAAAAATCCTGAAAATGTCCCTGTAAGTGTCAGTCGTAATGCTAAAAAGGAAACTCCAAAACTAGCCAGTCGAGCAAGTGAAGAATATAATAATGATCTCACTCATCGTCCTGCTAAGGAAGATGAAGTTAAGGCGACGACCTATGATGTTTCAGATAAGGATTTAGAGAATTCTGAAGAAGTCAATACCAACAAGCCGAGAGATATTAGTCGTGATGTCCCTAAGTTGGAGCTAAGTATTAACAAAGAAAATGATAGTGATACTCTCCAAGCGGTTGATGGAGAGGCATTGCCCTTTAGTGCTTTCTTTGTGACACCTAAAGGAACTAAAGAGGGCGATACATTTACCCTAACAGTATCCGACAATTATAGCTTAAAAGGGATCGAACCGAAAGTAATCAAGTTCCAGATATCGTTTCAGAGGACGCAGTAA
- a CDS encoding MFS transporter — protein sequence MNLLQNKNIRVYLLSIFLTTVSYALPHSILTVLLLAKGVSLSQIAIIQMAYSGGMILSEFPSGVIADLWSRKSLYLLSKVLLIVMFCLVLFTSNFWTLALAWFTYGISSAFDSGTIDSEIIVSLKESDCALIPQFVSIDNNIQTLALLLGSVLGGFLYFKINILIYLLAILLTGISILLVYFLYQENPRKNEDLISLNTVLMKEQIRESFSELMHNAKLRKIFCVALISQLFFQTHFQLWQAFLLEKSVKEEYFIFYYVIFQIITMVAYSIPIDQVKERFKKRHFSIQLLILIMVILPFLLLSQQFFLFSSVYIIFVFLFFLIEYMVNSYFNDAVSEDNISSLVSLKSTVSRLFSMLCLLVMGLLLNRFPTSFIVSMSFLVSILLLLCFYYWNRLGTMTK from the coding sequence ATGAACCTGCTTCAAAACAAAAATATTAGAGTTTATCTTTTATCGATTTTCTTAACCACCGTTTCATATGCTCTACCTCATTCCATTTTAACTGTGCTTTTGCTGGCTAAGGGGGTATCACTCTCACAAATCGCTATTATCCAAATGGCTTATAGTGGTGGAATGATTCTTTCCGAGTTTCCTAGTGGGGTCATTGCTGATTTATGGTCGAGAAAGTCCTTATATTTATTGTCTAAAGTCTTATTAATAGTGATGTTCTGTTTAGTTCTATTTACTTCAAATTTTTGGACCCTTGCACTTGCCTGGTTTACCTATGGCATATCCTCAGCATTTGATAGTGGTACAATCGATTCAGAAATTATTGTTTCCTTAAAAGAAAGTGACTGTGCCCTGATTCCTCAATTTGTTTCAATTGATAATAATATCCAAACCTTAGCTTTACTATTAGGTAGTGTTTTGGGTGGTTTTTTATACTTTAAAATAAACATCCTTATTTATTTACTAGCTATTCTATTAACCGGCATTTCTATTCTCTTGGTTTACTTTCTTTACCAAGAAAATCCTAGAAAAAATGAAGACCTTATTTCCCTTAATACTGTCTTAATGAAAGAACAAATAAGAGAAAGTTTTTCCGAACTCATGCATAACGCTAAACTGCGAAAAATATTCTGTGTAGCTTTGATTAGTCAGCTCTTCTTTCAAACCCATTTCCAGCTTTGGCAGGCTTTTTTACTAGAAAAGTCAGTTAAAGAAGAATATTTTATTTTCTATTATGTTATATTTCAAATAATCACTATGGTTGCTTATAGTATCCCCATTGACCAAGTGAAAGAACGATTCAAAAAGAGACATTTCTCTATTCAGCTATTGATACTGATAATGGTAATTCTTCCCTTTTTACTCCTATCCCAGCAATTCTTTTTATTTAGTTCAGTCTATATTATATTTGTTTTTCTCTTTTTCCTTATTGAATATATGGTCAACTCCTATTTTAACGATGCCGTTTCAGAAGATAATATTTCTTCTCTAGTATCTTTAAAATCAACCGTATCACGCCTATTTTCAATGCTCTGCTTGTTGGTCATGGGTCTGCTGCTCAATCGATTTCCAACCAGTTTCATTGTCTCCATGAGCTTTCTGGTCTCAATCCTGCTCCTTTTATGCTTCTATTATTGGAACAGATTAGGTACCATGACCAAATAA
- the rpsI gene encoding 30S ribosomal protein S9 has product MAQASYQATGRRKDSTARVRLVPGTGNIFFNGKAMEEYLPYASLFVIVKQPLAVTQTEGQYDIHINVQGGGFAGQSGAARHGIARALLEVDPDFRKPLKEAGLLSRDPRMKERRKPGLKKARKAPQFSKR; this is encoded by the coding sequence GTGGCACAAGCAAGTTATCAAGCAACAGGACGCCGTAAGGATTCTACTGCCCGCGTACGCTTAGTACCTGGTACTGGTAATATCTTCTTTAACGGTAAAGCCATGGAAGAATACTTACCATACGCATCCTTATTCGTAATCGTTAAACAACCATTAGCCGTAACACAAACTGAAGGTCAATATGACATCCATATTAACGTTCAAGGTGGCGGTTTTGCTGGCCAATCTGGTGCAGCTCGTCACGGTATTGCCCGTGCATTATTGGAAGTAGATCCTGACTTCCGTAAACCATTAAAAGAAGCTGGTTTATTATCACGTGACCCACGTATGAAGGAACGTCGTAAACCAGGTCTTAAGAAAGCGCGTAAGGCACCTCAATTCTCCAAACGTTAG
- the rplM gene encoding 50S ribosomal protein L13 yields the protein MRQTYMAKASEVERNWVVLDATDIALGRLAAVATNMLRGKNKPTFTPNVDTGDHVIIINADKVKLTGNKAQDKKYYHHTGYPGGIKETTAGKLRAEKPERLIETAVRGMLPKNRLGRKQFTHLHVYSGSDHKHQAQQPETIDITELI from the coding sequence ATGCGTCAAACTTATATGGCAAAAGCTAGCGAAGTTGAACGTAACTGGGTTGTTCTTGACGCGACTGATATTGCATTAGGTCGTTTAGCAGCTGTAGCAACAAACATGTTACGTGGTAAAAATAAACCAACTTTTACCCCTAATGTTGATACTGGTGATCACGTGATTATCATCAACGCTGACAAGGTAAAATTAACTGGTAATAAAGCCCAAGATAAGAAATACTATCACCACACTGGTTACCCAGGTGGGATTAAAGAAACCACTGCTGGTAAATTACGTGCAGAAAAACCTGAACGTTTAATTGAAACCGCAGTTCGTGGTATGTTACCTAAGAATCGTTTAGGCCGTAAACAATTTACCCACTTACATGTATACAGTGGTAGCGACCATAAACATCAAGCGCAACAACCAGAAACCATCGATATTACAGAATTAATTTAA